The following proteins are encoded in a genomic region of Chryseobacterium cucumeris:
- the ribB gene encoding 3,4-dihydroxy-2-butanone-4-phosphate synthase, whose protein sequence is MEKLLEQFGANSKERVEKALQTLQQGKGILLVDDENRENEGDIIFPASTITEQDMALLIRECSGIVCLCISEEKSRHLNLRPMVENNNSKNQTAFTISIEAREGVESGVSAKDRVTTIRTAVAANAQAEHIASPGHVFPLIARKDGVFERRGHTEGSVDLVKMANLGEDAVLCELTNEDGSMARLPEIVDFAIKKEMSVVTIEDIYAYRKMVISN, encoded by the coding sequence ATGGAAAAATTATTAGAACAATTCGGAGCAAACTCCAAAGAACGTGTAGAAAAAGCACTTCAGACATTACAGCAGGGAAAAGGTATTCTACTGGTAGATGATGAAAACCGCGAAAATGAGGGCGATATCATCTTTCCCGCCTCCACTATTACAGAACAGGATATGGCACTTCTGATCCGCGAATGCAGCGGTATTGTCTGCCTTTGTATTTCCGAGGAAAAAAGCCGCCACCTTAATCTTCGTCCGATGGTGGAAAACAACAATTCAAAAAACCAGACCGCATTCACGATTTCCATTGAGGCAAGAGAAGGTGTGGAATCGGGAGTTTCTGCCAAAGACCGCGTGACAACAATCAGAACCGCTGTAGCAGCAAATGCCCAGGCAGAGCATATTGCAAGTCCGGGCCATGTTTTTCCTCTGATTGCAAGAAAAGATGGTGTATTTGAAAGACGCGGCCATACCGAAGGCAGTGTAGATCTTGTAAAAATGGCCAATCTTGGTGAAGATGCCGTACTTTGTGAACTGACGAATGAAGACGGCTCCATGGCAAGACTTCCTGAAATTGTGGACTTTGCCATCAAAAAAGAAATGAGTGTCGTAACCATTGAAGATATTTATGCTTACCGTAAAATGGTAATAAGCAATTAA
- a CDS encoding T9SS type A sorting domain-containing protein, translating into MKKSLLLLLGASAMMSAQITLTKAANDPISGNIVNYNNTAGTVNNSATGPNATFSNGGLTMGAASQTTYSTPSSTEIATFPGSTLKMVDGATTVYYKASTSKLEITGIVNTQATLNFSVDNGTHINYPTTYGPTQNDTAKGTFSSSSASGLFSGTMTAIADAYGTLIIGNQTYTNVLRVKFTQNFNLYSSLDVTYSNPIGAITNTAYSYYDASHRYALLNSTSGNISIPLLSINQNVKTTFALSETFLGVNSAVKKENLVVYPNPAQDFIGFKGNTDNYSKADIYSLDGKLVKTSDVKSGNIQISDLPPASYFIQISGKNAADTKNTKFIKK; encoded by the coding sequence ATGAAAAAATCTTTACTCCTTTTACTAGGAGCATCTGCCATGATGTCTGCGCAGATCACGCTTACAAAAGCAGCCAATGACCCTATTTCCGGAAATATTGTTAATTACAACAACACAGCCGGCACCGTAAACAACTCTGCAACAGGTCCTAACGCAACATTTTCCAATGGAGGGCTTACGATGGGAGCAGCATCACAAACAACGTATTCAACTCCTAGTTCTACTGAAATAGCAACTTTCCCGGGTTCTACTCTTAAAATGGTAGACGGAGCAACAACCGTTTATTACAAAGCTTCAACTTCTAAACTGGAAATTACAGGAATTGTAAATACACAGGCCACATTAAACTTTAGTGTGGATAACGGTACTCATATTAATTATCCAACAACGTACGGACCGACACAGAACGACACCGCCAAAGGTACTTTTTCCTCATCTTCTGCCAGCGGATTATTCAGTGGTACAATGACTGCCATTGCTGATGCATATGGAACTTTAATTATAGGCAATCAAACATACACTAATGTTCTTAGAGTAAAATTCACACAGAATTTCAATCTGTATTCATCTCTGGATGTTACTTATTCTAACCCTATCGGAGCAATAACCAATACAGCCTATTCTTATTACGATGCTTCTCACAGATATGCCCTGCTTAATTCTACAAGCGGAAATATCAGTATTCCACTGTTGAGCATCAACCAGAATGTAAAAACTACATTTGCATTAAGTGAAACATTCCTGGGCGTAAACAGTGCAGTAAAAAAAGAAAACTTAGTGGTTTATCCTAATCCTGCACAGGATTTTATCGGTTTCAAAGGAAATACGGATAACTATTCCAAAGCAGATATTTACAGCCTGGATGGTAAACTGGTTAAAACTTCAGATGTAAAATCCGGAAACATACAGATTTCAGATCTTCCGCCAGCATCTTATTTCATTCAGATCAGCGGAAAAAATGCTGCAGATACAAAGAACACAAAATTCATTAAGAAATAA